One genomic region from Patescibacteria group bacterium encodes:
- a CDS encoding GreA/GreB family elongation factor — protein sequence MFYYFLKLDLINLEKKILEILEEIKKIGEKIGESCESGADTWHDNFDYEEGMRQMHMVSSHLKQLTNIRNKSKIITPTKSNDKVSIGKTVVCLINDEEFSYTISSYMLLEENEPAEKNNKKISYISPMAKLLINHSIDDTYEGVINGKIKKLKIISIS from the coding sequence ATGTTTTACTATTTTTTAAAACTAGATCTAATTAATCTGGAAAAAAAAATACTAGAAATATTAGAAGAAATTAAAAAGATTGGTGAAAAAATTGGTGAAAGTTGTGAGAGTGGCGCTGATACCTGGCATGATAATTTTGATTATGAAGAAGGTATGCGCCAAATGCATATGGTGTCTAGTCATTTAAAACAACTGACCAATATAAGAAACAAATCAAAAATCATAACACCAACCAAATCTAATGATAAAGTTAGTATAGGAAAAACAGTTGTCTGTTTAATTAACGATGAAGAATTTTCTTATACTATTAGTAGTTATATGCTACTAGAAGAAAATGAACCCGCAGAAAAAAACAACAAAAAAATCTCCTATATATCCCCTATGGCTAAATTATTAATTAATCACTCTATCGATGATACTTATGAAGGGGTAATTAATGGAAAAATTAAAAAGTTAAAAATTATCTCAATCAGCTAA
- the rpsG gene encoding 30S ribosomal protein S7, translated as MRGKKQAIKRVIEPDPKYGSVVLAKFINHLMERGKKTVARKIMYEALAEMEKKTKQPPLDLFDEAMKNVSPQVEVKSRRVGGANYQVPIEVRGDRKQTLAMRWIITATRAKKGRPTHLKLAEELMAAANNEGDAIKKKQDVHRMAEANRAFAHFA; from the coding sequence ATGAGAGGCAAAAAGCAAGCAATTAAAAGAGTAATTGAACCAGATCCTAAATACGGCAGTGTAGTGTTGGCCAAGTTTATAAATCATTTGATGGAACGCGGTAAAAAAACCGTAGCCAGAAAAATAATGTATGAAGCTTTGGCGGAAATGGAAAAAAAGACCAAACAGCCACCTTTGGATTTGTTTGATGAGGCTATGAAGAACGTTTCTCCTCAAGTAGAAGTAAAAAGCCGCCGAGTAGGTGGGGCTAATTATCAAGTGCCCATTGAAGTTCGGGGAGATCGCAAGCAAACTTTGGCCATGCGTTGGATAATTACTGCTACTCGAGCCAAAAAGGGCCGCCCGACACATTTAAAATTGGCCGAGGAATTAATGGCGGCTGCTAACAATGAAGGTGATGCCATTAAGAAAAAACAGGATGTGCATCGTATGGCCGAAGCCAACCGTGCTTTTGCTCATTTTGCTTAA
- the rpsL gene encoding 30S ribosomal protein S12 has product MPTINQLLRKGRKTLPKKSKTPALESIFNVQRRKRTYLSKGSAFKRGVCVKVTTTTPKKPNSALRKIARVRLSNGMEVTAYIPGVGHNLQEHSIVLIRGGRVKDLPGVRYHIVRGVYDTSGVENRKQGRSLYGVKKPKS; this is encoded by the coding sequence ATGCCTACGATAAATCAGTTATTGCGTAAAGGTCGCAAGACTTTACCTAAAAAATCCAAAACTCCAGCCTTGGAATCTATTTTTAATGTCCAAAGGCGCAAGCGTACTTATTTATCTAAGGGTAGCGCTTTTAAAAGAGGGGTTTGCGTTAAGGTAACTACTACGACACCAAAAAAACCTAACTCAGCTTTGCGGAAAATCGCCCGTGTTCGCCTGTCTAATGGTATGGAAGTAACCGCTTATATTCCGGGCGTGGGGCATAATTTACAAGAGCACTCTATTGTTTTAATCCGGGGTGGCCGAGTAAAAGATTTACCAGGTGTTCGTTATCATATTGTTAGGGGAGTTTATGATACTTCGGGAGTAGAAAACAGAAAACAAGGTCGTTCTTTATACGGCGTTAAAAAACCTAAATCCTAA
- a CDS encoding site-2 protease family protein, with amino-acid sequence MSSLEMVFFLIVIIPSAILHEYAHAWMADRLGDPTPRLAGRLTINPVPHIDPWGTLFLPFLLFFVSGGGFLFAYAKPVPFNPLALRAQKWGSALVGGAGPVINLLVAFVLGLVVQLVNLGSLTNFLTIVIYANILLAVFNLVPIPPLDGSKILYVLLPDKWYGFKLWLEKYGIFVLFFFILFLFDWLRPIMEFLLQLAVAPGSLF; translated from the coding sequence ATGTCCAGTTTAGAAATGGTTTTTTTCTTAATAGTTATTATCCCGTCAGCTATTTTACATGAATACGCTCACGCTTGGATGGCCGATCGTTTGGGCGACCCGACACCGCGTTTAGCTGGCCGATTAACTATTAATCCAGTGCCCCATATTGATCCTTGGGGAACTTTGTTTTTACCTTTTTTGCTGTTTTTTGTGTCGGGCGGTGGTTTTTTGTTTGCTTATGCCAAGCCGGTACCTTTTAATCCTTTGGCTTTACGGGCGCAAAAGTGGGGCAGTGCTTTAGTGGGTGGGGCTGGTCCGGTAATTAATCTACTGGTGGCTTTTGTTTTAGGTTTGGTAGTTCAGTTAGTTAATTTGGGTAGTTTGACTAATTTTTTAACTATTGTTATTTACGCTAATATTTTATTGGCCGTATTTAATTTAGTGCCTATTCCGCCTTTGGATGGTTCCAAAATTTTGTATGTTTTATTACCGGATAAATGGTATGGTTTTAAATTGTGGTTGGAAAAATACGGTATTTTTGTTTTGTTTTTCTTTATTTTATTCCTGTTTGATTGGTTAAGGCCGATTATGGAATTTTTGCTTCAATTGGCTGTGGCACCGGGTAGTTTATTTTAA
- a CDS encoding alanine--tRNA ligase, with protein sequence MTSVSSVRQAYLNYFKQQQHAVVPSAPLVPDNDPSTLFTSAGMQPIIPYLMGTKHPLGSRLVNSQKCFRTQDIDEVGDNRHTTFFEMLGNWSLGDYFKKEQIHFVFDFLVNHIKLNPERLYVTIFRGDPNLKIDQDTEAADLWKNEFATVGLTALTVLNPETEGLKDGRIFFYDDSKNWWSRAGQPQNMPVGELGGPDSEIFWDFGADLKLHENSAWQNKPCHPNCDCGRFMEIGNSVFMQYAKTPNGFAPLPQKNIDFGGGLERITAAANNQPDIFKLDVFKEALTILEKLSKHTYKQDEITAKSFRVILDHLRAVTFLLNDNVLPSNKDQGYFTRRLIRRAVRYANLIGLNEPFTDKLIKTFINVYANDFPELKDRQDSLIKEISKEETKFLTTINKGLNEFKKITITNNTITGQDAFNLFASHGFPIEMTEEIATEQGFKVDKETFYKLLKEHQDNSRTASIGKFQGGLADHGELTTRLHTATHLTLQALKQVLDPQIQQKGSNITPQRLRLDFSYPNKITPEQINQVETIVNEQIKLNLPVVCKEMTLDEAKTLGATGVFENKYGARVKVYSVGNFSKEICGGPHVTATGELGTYKITKEEASSAGVRRLKAELL encoded by the coding sequence ATGACTTCTGTCAGTTCTGTCCGCCAAGCTTATTTAAATTATTTTAAGCAACAACAACATGCTGTTGTGCCTTCGGCACCGCTAGTACCAGACAACGATCCTTCCACCTTATTTACCTCGGCCGGCATGCAACCAATAATCCCCTACCTAATGGGCACTAAACATCCTTTAGGCAGTCGCTTGGTTAATTCACAAAAATGTTTTCGCACTCAAGATATCGACGAAGTCGGTGACAATCGACACACAACCTTTTTTGAAATGTTGGGTAATTGGAGTTTGGGAGATTATTTTAAAAAAGAACAAATTCATTTTGTTTTTGATTTTTTGGTTAATCATATAAAACTTAATCCCGAGCGTTTATATGTTACAATTTTTCGCGGCGACCCTAACCTTAAAATTGACCAAGATACCGAAGCGGCCGATTTATGGAAAAATGAATTTGCCACTGTCGGACTAACCGCTTTAACCGTGCTTAATCCAGAAACAGAAGGTCTAAAAGACGGCCGAATATTTTTTTATGATGATAGTAAGAATTGGTGGTCCCGGGCTGGTCAACCACAAAATATGCCAGTCGGCGAACTAGGCGGGCCAGATTCAGAAATTTTTTGGGATTTTGGTGCTGATTTAAAACTGCACGAAAACTCAGCTTGGCAAAATAAACCTTGCCACCCTAATTGCGACTGTGGCCGGTTTATGGAAATTGGTAACAGTGTTTTTATGCAATATGCAAAAACTCCAAACGGGTTTGCCCCCTTACCGCAAAAAAATATTGACTTCGGCGGCGGTTTGGAAAGAATTACAGCGGCCGCTAACAACCAACCGGACATTTTTAAATTAGATGTTTTTAAAGAAGCTTTAACAATCTTAGAAAAACTAAGCAAGCACACTTATAAGCAAGACGAAATTACCGCTAAATCTTTTAGAGTAATTTTAGATCATTTAAGGGCTGTAACTTTTTTGCTGAACGACAATGTTTTACCCAGTAATAAAGACCAAGGCTATTTTACCCGCCGGCTAATCCGCCGAGCCGTACGCTACGCTAACTTAATCGGCCTTAATGAGCCTTTTACCGATAAATTAATCAAAACTTTTATCAACGTTTACGCCAACGATTTTCCCGAACTTAAAGACCGCCAAGACTCTTTGATAAAAGAAATTTCCAAAGAAGAAACTAAATTTTTAACAACCATTAATAAAGGACTGAACGAATTTAAAAAAATCACCATTACTAATAATACGATAACCGGCCAGGACGCTTTTAACTTATTCGCCAGCCACGGCTTTCCTATTGAAATGACGGAAGAAATTGCCACTGAACAAGGCTTTAAAGTAGACAAAGAAACTTTTTATAAATTACTTAAAGAGCATCAAGATAATTCCCGCACCGCCTCCATAGGCAAATTTCAAGGTGGTTTAGCTGATCACGGTGAATTAACCACTCGCCTGCACACCGCTACTCACTTAACTCTGCAAGCTTTAAAACAAGTTTTAGATCCACAAATCCAACAAAAAGGTTCTAATATTACACCCCAAAGATTGCGCTTGGATTTTTCTTATCCTAATAAAATAACACCAGAGCAAATAAACCAAGTAGAAACCATAGTTAATGAGCAGATAAAATTAAACCTGCCGGTTGTTTGTAAAGAAATGACTTTAGATGAAGCCAAAACTTTAGGAGCCACTGGCGTATTTGAAAATAAATACGGCGCTAGAGTAAAAGTTTATTCAGTTGGTAATTTTTCCAAAGAAATTTGCGGCGGTCCGCATGTTACCGCTACCGGTGAGTTGGGTACTTATAAAATAACCAAAGAAGAAGCTTCCTCGGCCGGCGTTAGGCGTCTTAAGGCTGAATTACTATAA
- a CDS encoding deoxynucleoside kinase, whose translation MEKGLLVSLEGQDASGKSEILKLLLRELDNRKVPVVVVSEFSSNVLGNFIKKILGENKFFRLNTCGPSALTETMYVISDLYSQDELEIGPALKEGKVIIKERHIDSIFACQIPKIIDDYPGSNPEYLFKWLEQSLKKLRRPNLTFFLDVKKEILKNRIVGRGEEVSAVDLRVFQKRQNIYNKLALKNRGRWLNIKNNGRPMESVKEISDIIIDKFKLFKGQI comes from the coding sequence ATGGAAAAAGGATTATTAGTTTCTTTAGAGGGGCAAGATGCCTCTGGTAAGTCAGAAATACTAAAGCTTCTTTTGCGAGAATTAGATAATCGTAAGGTGCCGGTGGTAGTTGTATCAGAATTTTCTTCTAATGTTTTAGGTAATTTTATAAAGAAAATTCTTGGGGAAAATAAATTTTTTAGATTAAATACATGTGGACCAAGTGCTCTTACAGAAACAATGTATGTTATCTCTGATCTTTATTCTCAAGATGAACTGGAGATAGGTCCAGCCTTAAAAGAGGGGAAGGTTATTATTAAGGAAAGGCATATTGATTCAATATTTGCTTGCCAGATTCCTAAAATTATTGATGATTATCCTGGCAGTAATCCGGAGTATTTATTTAAATGGCTTGAACAATCTCTAAAAAAATTAAGGAGACCTAATTTAACTTTCTTTTTGGATGTAAAGAAAGAAATTTTAAAAAATAGAATTGTTGGTAGAGGAGAGGAGGTTTCCGCGGTGGATTTAAGGGTTTTTCAAAAAAGACAAAACATATATAATAAACTGGCTTTAAAGAACCGAGGTCGTTGGTTAAATATCAAAAATAATGGTAGGCCAATGGAGTCAGTAAAAGAAATAAGCGATATAATTATTGATAAATTTAAATTATTTAAAGGACAGATATAA
- a CDS encoding 50S ribosomal protein L28 — protein sequence MARTCDKCARGYLKALSRSHSNIPTLKRQHINLQSKVVDGKRQKLCTRCIKGLSKKSN from the coding sequence ATGGCTAGAACTTGCGATAAGTGCGCCCGCGGCTATTTAAAAGCCTTGTCGCGCAGTCACTCCAATATACCAACCCTTAAGCGCCAACATATTAATTTGCAAAGCAAAGTAGTAGATGGTAAAAGGCAAAAACTTTGTACTCGTTGTATTAAGGGTTTAAGCAAAAAATCTAATTAG
- a CDS encoding DegT/DnrJ/EryC1/StrS family aminotransferase, protein MKNNSILALLGGRPIIKNKSNFNWPIINKEILQIVKKQTKETISIYNRSGIFEKFENRFAEYHNLKYALVGNSGTTSIYTMYVAAGLGKGDEVICPAYTFFATVSPLLFTGATPILADCDENGNINPKEIKNLITSKTKAIVVTHMWGIPAQMEEIKKIAEKNKLLLLEDCSHAHGASINNKKVGSWGNMSAWSLQGQKIITGGEGGIFTTNNPEFYYRALLLGHYNKRCKQEIPSTHPLYKFSVTGMGLKFRAHPLAIAIADYHLQNLDKWLSIKRRYATKLINSLKKYKALQPPIIPKNVLPSWYALVWRYQANQLGNIPINTLYNALQAEGLTEFDLPNSTCPLNKLPLLQNPHLLFPQLYPNKTMYKPEQFPNAEKFYKQAIKLSIWVNPSDKKIIGQYIDGFKKVLHNYRDLQKMS, encoded by the coding sequence ATGAAAAATAACTCTATTTTAGCTCTACTTGGCGGGCGACCAATAATTAAAAATAAAAGCAACTTTAATTGGCCGATAATAAATAAAGAGATATTACAAATTGTAAAAAAACAAACCAAAGAAACTATTTCAATTTATAATCGTTCTGGAATTTTTGAAAAATTTGAAAATCGTTTTGCTGAATATCACAACCTAAAATACGCCTTAGTCGGTAATTCGGGTACAACCTCAATCTATACTATGTATGTAGCAGCGGGTTTAGGAAAAGGAGACGAAGTTATATGCCCGGCGTATACCTTTTTTGCTACCGTCAGTCCATTATTATTTACTGGTGCTACACCGATATTAGCCGACTGTGACGAAAACGGTAATATTAATCCAAAAGAAATTAAAAACTTAATAACTAGTAAGACAAAAGCGATTGTTGTAACTCATATGTGGGGAATCCCCGCCCAAATGGAAGAGATCAAAAAAATAGCTGAAAAAAATAAGTTACTCTTATTAGAAGACTGCTCCCACGCTCATGGGGCTAGTATAAACAATAAAAAAGTTGGTAGTTGGGGTAATATGTCGGCTTGGAGTTTACAAGGACAAAAAATAATAACTGGTGGCGAGGGTGGAATTTTTACTACAAATAATCCTGAATTCTATTACCGTGCCTTATTGTTAGGGCACTATAACAAACGATGCAAGCAAGAAATTCCGTCAACTCATCCACTTTATAAATTTTCAGTTACTGGTATGGGTCTTAAATTTAGAGCTCATCCCTTAGCAATTGCTATAGCTGATTACCATTTACAGAATTTAGATAAATGGTTATCTATAAAAAGACGCTATGCCACAAAACTAATTAATAGTTTAAAAAAATATAAAGCTTTGCAACCACCAATAATACCAAAAAATGTATTGCCTAGTTGGTATGCTTTAGTCTGGCGATATCAAGCTAACCAACTCGGTAATATTCCAATCAATACATTATATAACGCCTTACAAGCAGAAGGTTTAACAGAATTCGATTTACCTAATTCAACATGCCCTCTTAATAAACTACCATTACTACAAAACCCTCATTTATTATTTCCCCAATTGTATCCCAATAAAACAATGTATAAACCTGAACAATTTCCCAATGCTGAAAAATTCTATAAACAAGCTATAAAATTATCAATTTGGGTTAACCCTTCTGATAAAAAAATTATAGGTCAGTATATTGACGGTTTTAAAAAAGTACTACATAATTATCGGGATCTACAAAAAATGTCCTAA
- a CDS encoding NUDIX domain-containing protein, whose product MTRKKNIIQRIVVAGLLLKKNKVLLVQRSFKEKIFPNLWEIPSGKKELGETTIQAMQREFKEETSLSISCLNPFSIFDYKINKNNEIRETTQINFLVKLINDKKIKIKLSKEHTDYKWVGSGDINKLYISKETKQILKKILRSKNE is encoded by the coding sequence ATGACTAGAAAAAAAAACATAATTCAGCGTATCGTTGTTGCTGGTCTATTGCTTAAAAAAAATAAGGTTTTATTAGTACAAAGATCTTTTAAAGAAAAAATATTTCCTAACCTATGGGAAATTCCTTCGGGTAAAAAAGAACTCGGCGAAACAACTATACAGGCTATGCAAAGAGAATTTAAAGAAGAAACAAGTTTATCTATATCCTGCTTAAATCCTTTTTCGATATTTGATTATAAAATTAATAAAAATAATGAAATAAGGGAAACTACTCAAATAAATTTTTTGGTAAAATTAATCAATGATAAAAAAATAAAGATAAAACTTAGTAAAGAGCATACGGATTATAAATGGGTGGGTTCGGGAGATATAAATAAACTATACATATCAAAAGAAACAAAACAAATATTAAAAAAAATTTTAAGGAGTAAAAATGAATAA
- the fusA gene encoding elongation factor G: MAREYSLDKVRNIGVIAHIDAGKTTVSERILFYTGKKHKIGEVHEGEATMDWMEQERERGITITAAATTCFWKGHQINLIDTPGHIDFTVEVKRSMRVLDGGVVVFDGVAGVEPQSETNWRYADEYKVPRLAFINKMDRMGADFYADVASIHERLTKSAFPVQLPIGAAETFTGIIDLLTRQAVIYKDDMGKEWEEIAVPEDMKDKVEEYRHKLIEAIAEHDDKLLSVYLEGKEIPVADLKKVLRQACIANKIVPIFCGSALKNKGVQFLLDGVIDYLPSPLEVPPIKGLKPGTEEEVKRGTDDKESFSALAFKIAADPFIGKLAFFRVYSGTLKSGSYVLNSTNGERERISRIVRLHANSREDVQEVYAGDIVAAVGLKVTTTGNTLCDEANPVILESITFPEPVISLAIEPKTKVDQEKMGIALQKLAEEDPTFRVRSDEETGQLIIWGMGELHLDVIVDRMRREFKVEANVGRPQVAYKETITKIAQAEGKYIRQSGGHGQYGHCWVRVEPNETGKGFEFIDEVRGGVIPREFIPAIQKGIKEALENGILAGYPVVDIKAAVYDGSYHDVDSSEAAFKIAGSMAFQSAFRQATPVILEPIMKIEVVMPENFMGDVIGDLNSKRGQILEMRDRTNAKVVDALVPLSEMFGYATNLRSMTQGRGSNTMEFDHYAEVPRHVAETIIGDKAKS, from the coding sequence ATGGCTCGTGAATACAGTTTGGATAAAGTACGTAATATAGGGGTAATTGCTCATATTGATGCTGGTAAAACAACCGTTTCCGAGCGTATTTTGTTTTATACTGGCAAAAAACATAAAATTGGCGAAGTTCATGAAGGTGAAGCTACTATGGATTGGATGGAACAAGAAAGAGAAAGAGGTATTACTATAACCGCCGCCGCTACCACTTGTTTTTGGAAAGGGCATCAAATTAATTTAATAGATACACCGGGTCATATTGATTTTACTGTGGAAGTTAAACGTAGTATGCGCGTTTTAGATGGTGGTGTAGTGGTTTTTGATGGTGTAGCTGGTGTAGAGCCACAATCGGAAACTAATTGGCGCTATGCTGATGAATACAAAGTGCCACGTTTGGCCTTTATAAACAAAATGGATCGTATGGGTGCTGATTTTTATGCTGATGTTGCTTCCATTCACGAACGTTTAACTAAAAGTGCTTTTCCAGTTCAATTACCAATTGGCGCGGCCGAAACTTTTACTGGCATTATAGATTTACTTACTCGTCAAGCAGTTATTTATAAAGATGATATGGGTAAAGAATGGGAAGAGATAGCCGTGCCCGAAGACATGAAAGACAAAGTGGAAGAATATCGCCATAAATTAATTGAAGCCATAGCCGAGCATGATGATAAATTATTAAGCGTTTATTTAGAAGGCAAAGAAATTCCAGTAGCCGATTTAAAAAAGGTTTTACGGCAGGCTTGTATTGCTAATAAAATCGTGCCGATATTTTGTGGTTCAGCTTTAAAAAATAAAGGTGTTCAATTTTTGTTGGATGGGGTTATAGATTATTTGCCATCACCTTTGGAAGTGCCGCCGATTAAAGGACTTAAACCTGGTACAGAAGAAGAGGTTAAGCGTGGCACAGATGACAAAGAATCTTTTTCTGCTTTGGCTTTTAAAATCGCCGCCGATCCTTTTATAGGTAAGCTGGCCTTTTTTAGGGTTTATTCTGGTACTTTAAAGTCTGGTTCTTATGTTTTGAATTCAACCAATGGTGAACGAGAAAGAATTAGTCGGATTGTCCGTTTGCATGCCAATAGTCGCGAAGATGTGCAAGAGGTTTATGCTGGTGACATAGTGGCGGCGGTTGGTTTAAAAGTTACAACCACTGGTAATACTTTGTGCGATGAAGCTAATCCAGTAATTTTAGAATCCATTACTTTTCCTGAGCCAGTTATTTCTTTGGCTATTGAGCCTAAGACTAAAGTTGATCAGGAAAAAATGGGCATAGCTTTGCAGAAGTTAGCCGAAGAAGATCCAACTTTCCGGGTACGCAGCGATGAAGAAACAGGTCAGTTAATTATTTGGGGAATGGGTGAATTACATTTAGATGTGATTGTTGATAGAATGAGACGCGAGTTTAAGGTGGAGGCTAATGTTGGTCGTCCCCAGGTGGCTTATAAAGAAACTATTACTAAAATCGCTCAGGCGGAAGGTAAATATATCCGTCAATCTGGTGGCCATGGTCAATATGGTCATTGTTGGGTAAGGGTAGAGCCGAATGAAACTGGTAAAGGTTTTGAATTTATTGATGAAGTTAGAGGCGGTGTGATTCCTCGTGAATTTATCCCAGCTATCCAAAAAGGTATTAAAGAAGCTTTAGAAAATGGTATTTTGGCCGGTTATCCAGTGGTCGATATTAAGGCGGCTGTTTACGATGGTAGTTATCATGATGTGGACTCTTCCGAAGCGGCTTTTAAAATTGCTGGTTCTATGGCTTTTCAGTCGGCTTTTAGGCAAGCTACTCCGGTTATTTTAGAACCGATTATGAAAATAGAAGTTGTTATGCCGGAAAATTTTATGGGTGATGTAATTGGTGATTTAAATTCCAAACGAGGTCAAATATTAGAAATGCGTGATCGAACTAACGCCAAAGTGGTGGATGCTCTGGTGCCTTTATCGGAAATGTTCGGCTATGCCACTAATCTTCGGTCAATGACCCAAGGCCGTGGTTCTAATACTATGGAGTTTGATCATTACGCTGAAGTGCCTCGGCACGTAGCCGAAACCATAATCGGCGATAAAGCTAAGAGTTAA
- a CDS encoding Gfo/Idh/MocA family oxidoreductase has translation MRINNKKMRVAVIGLGKQSLEDHVPGIIGSREAELISVCDINSEIVEKISQKYKVPGYSDSEKMLNNEKLDFILVSVPHYAYQTIVESAIKHKINIIKEKPFAIDLKSAKKIVESANNNGVHILTTVQRRFNPIFTTFLQLVNKIGKISFFEGRYTFFTPDPDGGWRGQKKLAGGGCLIDMGYHMIDLIIWYFGMPDKIFAEMSATAKENCDYDAEDTASLTMKFDKQEIWGNLFISRVVPPKNEIFRVVGTRGIIELERGRLERFSSDGKSLEKLLRENSWPSAFSDQIDYFAKVIKGEDKNFQGNNYHIQHMALIEAAYESNITGKYIDPHKYFIS, from the coding sequence ATGAGAATAAATAATAAAAAAATGAGAGTAGCGGTTATTGGTCTAGGTAAACAGAGTTTGGAAGATCATGTACCAGGTATAATTGGTTCCAGGGAAGCTGAGTTAATTTCAGTTTGTGATATTAACTCAGAAATCGTTGAAAAAATATCCCAAAAATACAAAGTACCTGGCTATAGTGACTCAGAAAAGATGTTAAATAATGAAAAACTCGATTTCATTCTTGTATCAGTACCTCATTATGCATACCAAACAATAGTTGAATCTGCTATAAAACATAAAATAAATATCATTAAAGAAAAACCCTTTGCTATTGATCTAAAATCTGCCAAAAAAATTGTTGAATCGGCTAATAATAACGGTGTCCATATTTTAACTACCGTACAAAGGAGGTTTAATCCTATATTTACAACTTTTTTACAACTAGTAAATAAAATAGGTAAAATTTCTTTTTTTGAAGGTCGCTACACCTTTTTTACTCCCGACCCAGATGGTGGTTGGCGAGGTCAAAAAAAATTAGCTGGCGGAGGATGCTTAATTGATATGGGTTATCACATGATTGACCTAATAATATGGTATTTTGGTATGCCTGATAAAATATTTGCAGAAATGTCAGCTACAGCTAAAGAAAACTGCGACTATGATGCCGAGGACACAGCCTCTTTAACTATGAAATTCGACAAACAAGAAATTTGGGGAAACCTTTTCATTTCCAGAGTGGTCCCGCCCAAAAACGAAATATTTCGAGTAGTAGGCACTCGCGGTATAATTGAATTAGAACGGGGTCGACTTGAAAGATTTTCCTCTGATGGTAAAAGTCTAGAAAAATTGTTAAGGGAAAACTCGTGGCCCTCTGCCTTTTCTGATCAGATTGATTACTTCGCTAAAGTAATCAAAGGTGAAGACAAAAACTTTCAAGGAAATAACTACCATATACAACATATGGCGTTAATCGAAGCAGCTTACGAATCAAACATAACTGGCAAATACATTGATCCTCATAAATATTTTATATCTTAA